TCCCGTGCGGTGCTGGAGGAACTCGCCATGACCGCTCAGCCCTGCTGCCGCAGCAAGGTGTCACAGGCCTTGACAGCGTTGTCGAGTGCCGTCCTGGGACTCTGCTTGCCCTGCAGCGCCTTGGCGATCTCGTTGCGCAGCGCGGTCTTCATCTGCTCGCTGAACAGGACCGGGGTGTAGTTGACCGCGTTCTTCAGGGACTTGGCGGCGGCGACCCGTACGCGCGTCTCGTCGGTGCCGTCCTCCTTGGTGAAGTACGGGTCGTCCAGGGAGCCCGCGGTGCTCGGGAAGATCGCGACCTTCTTGGCGAAGGACATCTGGTTCTGGGCGTCGGTGACGAAGTGCGCGAAGGCGACGGCCGCCGGGGTGTGCTTGGTGCGCGCGTTGACCATCACGCCCATCACGTACATGTTCACCTTGCCGGTGCTGGTGATCTGGTCCGTGATGCCGATGTTCTTGTACAGGTTCGGGGCCTGCTTCTTGAAGTTGCCGAGGTCGAGGGCGCTGCCGGGGTTCATCGCGACGGCGCCGGTCAGGAACTTCTTGCCGGACGACTCGGGGGTGGCGGTGAGCGCCTGCGGGTCGAGCGCCTTGGCGTCGTACAACTCCTTGTACTTGGTGAGGAGTTGTACGCCCTTGGCGTCGTTGAAGGAGAACGCGGTGCCCTCCTTGTTCATCAGCTCGACGCCGTAGCGCCCGAAGTCCTCGATGGTGGGCACGTTGGCGAGGGTGGCGACCTTGCCGTCGCTCTTGTCCGCCAGCCGCAGCGCGTCGGTGAAGAGCTCGTCGTACGTGGTCGGCGGCTGGGACGCGTCGAGGCCCGCCTTCTCGAACAGCGACTTGTTGTAGAACAGCGGCCCGGTGTTGAGGTACCAGGGGAAGGCGTAGGTGCCCGTCATGCCCGGGACCTGGTGGCCGGCCCAGGCACCCGCGAGGTACTCCTTCTTGTACCGGGCGGCCGACTTGTCGAGGTCGAGGGCGAGTCCGGCCTTGGCGAGCGGGGCGACGAGGTCGGGAGAGACGTTCACGACGTCGGGCAGGGTGCCGCCCGCCGCGTCGGCGCTGATCTTGTCGGCGTAGCCCTCGGCCGGCTGGTCGATCCACTTCACGTGGGTGCCGGGGTACTTCTTCTCGAAGTCGGCGACGACGCCCTCGAAGTAGGGCTTGAAGTTGGCCCTCAGATTCCAGGTCTGGAAGGTGATGTCGCCCTCGATCTTGCCGGAGGCGTCCGTCGAGCCGCCGCTGTCGCCGGAACCGCAGGCGCTCAGCGGCAGGACGAGGGCGACGGCGGCGGCGACAAGTGCTCTGCGGGGTATGGGCACGGTGACACGGCTCCCTTGCGGCGTCTGCGGGTGGTGGCGCCAGCGACCATGCCCGGCGGCCGTCGGCGAAGTCAATGGATTGGCATCCACTAAATGAATTCGCATGACATTAGTGCAGGTCAGAGCCATCTCACGAGTCCCTTGCGCGAGATCGCTAATGCGCTTTAGGCTGGATGCACTCAAGCGCTTTAGTGCATGACCTGGAGAAATGGGGAGTCCCGTGCCAGCCAGACGGTCTCCGGCACGCCGGCCGACGATGAAGGACATCGCGCGGCGTGCCGGGGTCTCCGAGAGCGCGGTCTCCTTCGCGCTGAACGACCGGCCCGGCGTCTCCGAGGTCACCCGCGACCGGGTGCGCCGGGTCGCCGAGCAGCTCGGCTGGCGGCCCAGCACCGCGGCGCGCCAGCTGTCCGGCGAGGGCGCGGCCACCGTCGGCCTGGTGGTGGCGCGGCCCGCCGACGCACTGGGCGTGGACTCGTTCTTCCTCCAGCTGATCTCGGGCATCCAGGAGGTGCTGGCGGAGCGTCATCTCGGCCTGCTCTTCCAGGTCGTCGAGGACGTGGACGCCGAGTGCGCGGTCTACCGGCGCTGGTGGGCCGAGCACCGGGTGGACGGCGTGCTGGTGGTGGACCCGCGCGTCGACGATCCGCGTCCGGGACTCCTCGACGAACTCGGCCTGCCCGCCGTGGTCATCGGCGGGGCTCCGGACGCCCCGCACCCGGGGATGTCCACCGTGTGGGCGGACGACGCGGGCGCGATGGCGGCCGTGGTCGACGCCCTGTACACCCTGGGGCACCGCAGGATCGTGCACATCGCGGGCCTGCCGGGGCTCGCGCACACCGAGCGGCGCATCCGCACCCTGCGGGCCGAGGCCGAGCGGCGCGGTCTGCCCGAGGTCCGCTCGCTGACCACCGACTACTCGGACGCGCAGGGCGCGGCGGTCACCCGGCGTCTGCTGGAGGGCGCCGAACCGCCGAGCGCGCTGATCTACGACAACGACGTGATGGCCCTGGCCGGTGTCGCCGCCGCGAGCGAGCTGGGCTTCTCCGTGCCGGGCGCGGTGTCGGTGGTCGCCTGGGAGGACTCGCCGCTGTGCCGCATGGTCAAGCCGTGGCTGTCCGCGCTGTCCCGGGACACGGTCGAGTTCGGCCGGACGGCGGCCCAGGAGCTGACGGCGCTGCTGGACGGCGGTCCGGCGCGCACGGTTCGGGTCCCGGTACCGCGGCTGATCGAGCGGGAGAGCACGGGCCCCTGCACGGCGGAGGCGTGACGGGGTCGCCGGGACGCACGAGGACTGGTTCTCGTCGACGGGCGAGATGTGGACGCCGGCCTTGATGCCGTACCGGCGCACGGAGTCCGCGAAGGACCGCAGGACGTCGCCGCGGCCCTCCAGCTCCGGGATCGGTCGCATGCGGCCCTCATTCGTCGGAGGTCTGATGATCGAGGGGCCCCAGGAGACTGTCAATGGAGGCTCTACCGACCGGCGTTGAACAGGTGATCGGATGACTCGACGGGCTGCGGGAACGTCGGCCGCGGTCCGCGCGGAAGTCCGACGGGACCGCACCGGATGTCCGCGGCGGACGGCTCTCGACGCGGCG
The window above is part of the Streptomyces sp. NBC_01428 genome. Proteins encoded here:
- a CDS encoding ABC transporter substrate-binding protein, which codes for MPIPRRALVAAAVALVLPLSACGSGDSGGSTDASGKIEGDITFQTWNLRANFKPYFEGVVADFEKKYPGTHVKWIDQPAEGYADKISADAAGGTLPDVVNVSPDLVAPLAKAGLALDLDKSAARYKKEYLAGAWAGHQVPGMTGTYAFPWYLNTGPLFYNKSLFEKAGLDASQPPTTYDELFTDALRLADKSDGKVATLANVPTIEDFGRYGVELMNKEGTAFSFNDAKGVQLLTKYKELYDAKALDPQALTATPESSGKKFLTGAVAMNPGSALDLGNFKKQAPNLYKNIGITDQITSTGKVNMYVMGVMVNARTKHTPAAVAFAHFVTDAQNQMSFAKKVAIFPSTAGSLDDPYFTKEDGTDETRVRVAAAKSLKNAVNYTPVLFSEQMKTALRNEIAKALQGKQSPRTALDNAVKACDTLLRQQG
- a CDS encoding LacI family DNA-binding transcriptional regulator; this translates as MPARRSPARRPTMKDIARRAGVSESAVSFALNDRPGVSEVTRDRVRRVAEQLGWRPSTAARQLSGEGAATVGLVVARPADALGVDSFFLQLISGIQEVLAERHLGLLFQVVEDVDAECAVYRRWWAEHRVDGVLVVDPRVDDPRPGLLDELGLPAVVIGGAPDAPHPGMSTVWADDAGAMAAVVDALYTLGHRRIVHIAGLPGLAHTERRIRTLRAEAERRGLPEVRSLTTDYSDAQGAAVTRRLLEGAEPPSALIYDNDVMALAGVAAASELGFSVPGAVSVVAWEDSPLCRMVKPWLSALSRDTVEFGRTAAQELTALLDGGPARTVRVPVPRLIERESTGPCTAEA